The Natrinema pellirubrum DSM 15624 region GACGAAGTCGACGTACGCTTCTCGGTTGGGATCGTAGACGCCGATCAACCAGACGATCGTCGGCCGGAGCCCGTCGGTTTCGATGTCGACGAACAGCGGGGTCGCGTCGCCGGTCGGCGGGAGTGGCTCCGCCGTCGTCCGGACGACACGGCCGTCGGCGAGCGCTCGCGCGCTGTGGACGATCTTGCGGGCCGTCGACGGGCCGATCCCATCGATCGAGGACAGTTCCGTCGCGGACGCCGCGGCGACGGCCGCGCGCGTCTCGTAGCCGTTCTCTCGGAGCCGCCGGGCTATCGTCGGACCGACGCCCGACAGCGCCCCCAGTCCGAACCTGTCGGCCGGGACCGACGACACCGCGATCGAGCCGGTTCGACCGCAGGTGAGGCAGGCGAGTTCGGCCGCCCCCGACCGTTCCAGCGGAGCGACCCCGCGGATCGGCAACCGGACCGGCTCACCGTTGACCGTCGTTTCCCAGACGTGGTCGTAGCTCGCTGTGAGCGCGCCGGTTAGAAACGTCGTCTCTCGGTTCGAGCGAGCGCGGTAGCGGCCGATCGCCTCGCGGCCGGCGAGCGTTGCCTCGAGCGCGACGGCGTCGGTCGTCGGCTCGAGGTCGTCACAGACGACGTAGTCGGCGGGTGGCGCATCCGCCAGCAGGGACGCTGACGATGCGAAGACGAACGAGGTCCCCGCGACGGTTTCGGTCCGGCTCTCCGCGGGGCCGACAGCGGCGACGACGGGACAGTCGGCGGCCCGTCGGACCCGGCTCACGACGCGGACGTCCGACGACTCCCGAACGACGTAGACGAGGTCCGGACCGAAGTACGCGAGGGCGTCGCGGACCGCCGCCTGGTCCAGGTCGGCGACGGCGTTACAGCGGAGCGCAAGCAGATCCGCCCCCTCGTCGTCGGGCATAGGAGAGGCATGCGAGCGAGCGGGCATAAGGGTTCTCGGACGTGGGGCGGACCTTGGGAGCCGGTCAGTCGGCGTCGACTGCTTCGGGAACGTTCGACTCGAGGAAGTCGGTGACTGCATCGCCGCCCTGGAATCCGTCGGCCAGTCGTGCGGTCTCCTCGCCGTCCTCGAACAGGATTAGAGTCGGTACCGATCGGATATCGAACCGATCGACGAGGCCGATGTCGTCGCCGGGATTGACCATCCCGATCGAGACATCGGTTGCGCGAGCGACGTTGCCGAGGACCGGTTCCATCGCCTGACACAGCGCACAGCCGCTCGTGTAGAACTCCACGAGCGCGACGTCGTGACTCGCCACGAACTCGTCTACGTCGTCGCCGGTCTCGAGCTGACGCGGTTTACTGGTCACGGCCATACCCGGGGTACGCGACGGTCGCTGAAACCCCTGACGGACGGCGAAACCTCGAGCGACGGTCGCGTCGGATGGCCACGCGACTGTCCGGTGTGAACGCGTCTCATTTCGAACGTGCGGAGACGTTGTCGCGGGCCGGATTCATCGTTTCGCTGTATTGTGTGAACGCTGCACGGAGTGTAACTTTATGCGTCGGTCCTGTACCCACGCTCGATGACCCGGCCCACAACTGCCCACGACGACGGCACGTCGACACTGAGGAAGGTGACGCTGTTTTGCTGGGAGTGTGATCACTCGAGTCCGATCGACGGCGACTGGGTGTTCCAGTCGCGAAAGCGTTGCGTCGCGTACGTCTGTCCGGAGTGTGAGACGACGCTCACGAAGCGACCGCGCCGGACGGATCGGTCACGTGAGCGGCCGTCGTCCGAACCAGTGGCAGCGTGGGAGCGGGCGGTTCGAACGCCGGTGACGGTCCGGCACCTGCTCGAATCCAAGCAGTCCACCTTCTGATGTTTCTCGGACCAGCACCTGATCTCGGTACTGATTGCCGGCGGCTGGGACGCGGCCGCTCCACAACTATTCAATTTCATCGCCGTCTTCCTGCCGATGTCAGCCACCCACCGAATATTGCCTATTATAATCGACGTACGGACACTTTTTGCTACATTTGCGTATATTCGCCCACAACAGTAGAGCTTTAATAGTAGAATCCGTTGGCATAGGCGAGCAGAAGATGACGAACGGGAACCTAACCGCTACCGAAGAGGAGGTACTGGACGAAATCGAGGCGAAAGACATCGACTTCCTTCGCCTGCAGTTTACCGACATTCTGGGAACTGTCAAGAACGTCTCCGTGCCGGCTCGACAGGCCGAGAAGGCCTTCACCGAGGGAATCTACTTCGACGGCTCCTCGATCGAGGGGTTTGTCCGCATTCAGGAATCGGACATGCGGCTCAAGCCCGACCCCGAGACGTTCGCGGTCCTGCCGTGGCAAAACCGCGAGGACGGGGCCTCGGCCCGGATGATCTGTGACGTCATCGACACCTCGACGGGTGAACCCTTCGAGGGCGACCCGCGCCGCGTCCTCAAGAACACCCTCGAGCGCGCCGACGAGATGGGATACACCGTCAACGCCGCGCCCGAACCGGAGTTCTTCCTGTTCGAGGAAGACGAGGACGGCCGCGCCACGACCGAGACCGGCGATCACGGCGGCTACTTCGACCTCGCGCCGAAGGACCTCGCCAGCGACGTTCGCCGCGACATCATCTACGGCCTCGAGGAGATGGGCTTCGAGATCGAAGCGAGCCACCACGAGGTCGCTAAGGGCCAACACGAGATCAACTTCGAGTACGACGACGCGCTTGCGACGGCCGACAACGTCGGGACCTTCCGAACGGTCGTCCGCGCGATCGCCGCCCAGCACGGCCAGCACGCCACCTTCATGCCCAAGCCGATCCCGCGCATCAACGGCTCGGGGATGCACACACACCTCTCGCTGTTCGAGGACGGCGAGAACGCCTTCCACGACGAGGACGGCCAGTTCGATCTCTCGGAGACCGCACAGTCATTTATCGCCGGGATCCTCGAACACGCACCGGCGATCACGGCCGTCTCGAACCCGACTGTCAACAGCTACAAGCGACTGGTGCCGGGCTACGAAGCGCCGGTCTACGTCGCGTGGTCCGACCGTAACCGCTCGGCGCTGATCCGCAAGCCGGCCGCACGGGTTCCGGCGGCCTCGCGCATCGAGGCGCGCTTCCCCGATCCGTCCTGTAACCCGTATCTCGCGCTCGCGGCGCTCATCAGCGCCGGCCTCGACGGGATCGAACGCGACCTCGAGTGTCCCGACCCGATTCGGGAGAACATCTACGAGTTCGACGAGGCAAAACGCGAGGAGTACGGCATCGACACGCTGCCGACCAACCTCGGCGAAGCCGTCGAGGCCCTCGAGGAGGACGAGGTCATCTACGAGACGCTCGGCGACCACGTCGGGCCGAAGTTCGTCGAGGCCAAGAGCCAGGAGTTCGAGGACTACCTCGTCGACGTCTCCCAGTGGGAGATCGACCGCTACCTCGAGACCTTCTGATACGGTTTGCTGTCCCGATGTCCCGGTGGGACCGCGACCGTCCTGCGGTCCCACCAGTACTGACGGACAGGAGACCGTCTGAACCGGCGACCGCGACGGCACACCGAGAAACCGATTTCCGTCCCGCCAGTCGTCAGTCAGCCGACGCTCCCGTCTCCGTGGCTCGTCGTCGCCCGCTCAGTTCGCGACGATGTAGGCCGACTCCCGTTTTTCGACGTGGCCGGCGTCGACCAGCGAGTGCAACACGCTCAGGACGTTGATCTTCTTCATCGCCAGTATCTCTCCGACTTCCTCGATCGTCGCGCCTTCCGCCACCTCGAGGTAGAGGTACACCAACTTCGCACGGGCCGACTCGAGGTCGTCCGGAACCGGATCGAGCGTCTTTTGCCGCTGCGTCTGTGAGACCATTGTCACTCTCAGCGACCTCGTTCGTGTATATAAATACACACGTAATTGGGGTACTAATGGATACTAGGACCTGATATGCGTCGTGACACCGCGTCGCTGCCCGGTCCCGACGACCGCCTCGACGGAACGACGAGTTTTACGGACCGCCGGTTCCCAGCAGCGAGTATGACCGCGGACGAGCGGCCGACCCCGCCGACGGAGTTGGACCGCGTTGGCCACGAGGCACTCGACGAACTCGCGACCCGAGAGCCGGTGGCGCTTCGCGCGGCGAGTGCGTACCTCGAGGAACTGGCGGCGTGGAAGGAAAGCGACGACGAAGACGGCCCGTCTCCGGACGACGGTGGGCCGGCCACGTACCCCGACGGCGTCCCCGAACGCGCGAGCGTCTCGGTGACCGAAATCGCCGGCACCGAGTACTACTATTTCCAGTGGCGCGATGGCGACGAGATCAGATCGGAGACGGTTCGGCGGTAGGCGGCGGTCTCGCCGCGCGGCGACGGCGGCGTCGTTAGTCGGCCGCCGGGGCGGACTCGAGGACCCGCGTGAGCGCGTCCGCGACCCGGTCTGGGTGTGCCACCGTCGCCGTGGCACACCGGATCGGGAGCGGCCACGGAAGCCCGCGTTCGATCTCGAGTCGGTCGGCAGTGAGATCGACTGCCCGTAACTGCGATCGGGGCACGAACTGGTAGTTGATCGTTCTCGACCGGTGGACACACAGCCCGCTTTCGAACAGCGTGTAGGTCCGGGGCCGGCCGGCGGTGATCGCCTGTCCGATGAGGGCACCGCCGAACGCGGGTAGCGGATTGACACTCGGCTCGAGGGCGAAGACGAGTGCGAACCCGACGACGAGGAGGCTGCACCCGAGAACGAACTCGCCAGCGCGGAGCAGCCGCCGATACCGGCGGTCCGGCCGGGCGTGCCACTCGGCCAGTACCGACTCCCGTTCGTGGAGTGCGGTGACGTGGCGGTTTATCGTGACCAGATAGGCGACTGCGCCGCCGAGACTGAAGACGAAGACCTCCACGACCCACTCGCGGAGCCACGGCTCGAGGCCGCGCACGCCGACCGCTGGGAGGATCGGGACGACGACGGCTCCGGCCACGATCACCGCGACCGGGAGGGCGTACAACCGCGTTCGGACGAGTGTCGTCGCGAGCGCGGACCGCGTATGGCACCAGCCGGCCGCGATCAGCCCGGCACACGCCCCGATCGCGACGGGCCACAACGCCGTGTACGCCGCGCCGAGGACGCGGCTGGTCGCACACAGCGTGAGTGCCCCGACGTATCCGCCGAGGACGATCGAGAAGAACGCAGCCGATGGCGTCCGGAGGGACATATCCCTCGTTGGGTCTCTCTCGCCAAAATAGCTTTTAATTGAAACGTTTCGGTCGGATCGTAGGGGGTCCCGCCGTCGAATCAGACCGACTCGTAGGGACCGAGCCGGGTCCCGTCGAGCAGGTACGCCTCGCCGTCGGCCAGCCCCGCGGGAAGGAACGGCGAGAGAAACGACTGGCCGGCGACGTTGGTCCACGTCCCGCCGACCAGTTCGTTGAACGCGGGGATCACGACGGCTCGCGGCGGCTCGGCCGCCCCCTCGAGCCACGACACGCCCTCGTATTCCGACCGGTCGCGAAACGGGTCGGGGGCGAGTCGCCCCCGCAGCCACGCTCGCTCGACGCGGCTCCCGCCGACCTCGTCCTCGAGTCTGACACAGGGGTGTTCGTGTCCCAGACAGACCACGTCGCTCTCGAGGACGGCCCGCGAGGGCCAGGTGTGGCCGTGACAGACGCCGACGTCGCCGATGGCGACGCCCGCGCCGGCGACGATCTCGACCGTCGCAGCGACGTCGTCGCTCTCGCCGAGCCACGTCTCGATCCGTCCGTCGTGGTTGCCCTTGACGACGGTGACAGCGAGGTCGCTCGGGAACGACTCGAACAGCACCTCGAGTTCGCCGCGTTCGGCCCCGCCCGGCTCGCCGATCGAGTGCATCAGGTCGCCACAGATGACCAGTCGATCGGGTCGAGTCCGCTCGACCAGGGCAGCGAGACGCTCCCGGCGGTCCGGGGCCTGACTGGGGACGTCGACACCGCGCTCGTACCGCAACGCCGCCTCGTAGCCGGCGTGGTAGTCGGCAACGAGCAGGGCCCGCTCGCTGCCGATCGTCGCGGTCGCGGCCGGTTCGTTGGGGACGGGTTCGACGAGCGGTCGGGCCGTCGACCCCGAGCCGCGGCGGGGATCGTCACGCATCCGTTCGCGATCAGATCGCCTTCAGCGTCTCGTCGTCGGGTTCGTAACACTGTCCGCCCATCAGCGCGTCCTGAATGGCCTCCTCGACGTCCTCGGGGGCGGCTCCGGTGTCGTCGGCGACTGCCTCGACCAGTTCCGTCCGGTCGGCCCCGTCGCCGTCGTCGAGTTCCTCCATCGTCTCCACGACGTAGTCCTCGAGGTCGACGTCGTCGGCCGGTTCGGCGTCGCTCTCGGTGTCGTCCGTTTCGGCTGCCGCCTCGTCGGTCGACTCGTCTGCCGTCACCGCCGCCTCCGGCTCGGCGTCGGTCTCCGACGCGTCGCTCGCGTCGTCGGCCTCGAGACCGGATTCGGGCGGTGCGCCGAGTCCGTCGTCGGCGTCGGAGTCGCCCGCTTCGGCGGTCGCGGACTCCGCGTCGGCGTCGTCG contains the following coding sequences:
- a CDS encoding ribonuclease H-like domain-containing protein — its product is MPDDEGADLLALRCNAVADLDQAAVRDALAYFGPDLVYVVRESSDVRVVSRVRRAADCPVVAAVGPAESRTETVAGTSFVFASSASLLADAPPADYVVCDDLEPTTDAVALEATLAGREAIGRYRARSNRETTFLTGALTASYDHVWETTVNGEPVRLPIRGVAPLERSGAAELACLTCGRTGSIAVSSVPADRFGLGALSGVGPTIARRLRENGYETRAAVAAASATELSSIDGIGPSTARKIVHSARALADGRVVRTTAEPLPPTGDATPLFVDIETDGLRPTIVWLIGVYDPNREAYVDFVDTEPSREDPGQATREFVSWLAAEYDAPSLVAWNGHGFDYEHLERFIARYAPEYRAYWHDHVSTYDPYDWAVRRDNAVLPGRTNRLEDVAAALGRDRTGAAAALDGKTLAERLRRLLEGSSSADGGSGSEEATIDWTAARRYCEADVRELAAVYEAIAAAPTETASPGEQADGSTAEPTQTGLTDF
- a CDS encoding thioredoxin family protein, translated to MRPATTSPHVRNETRSHRTVAWPSDATVARGFAVRQGFQRPSRTPGMAVTSKPRQLETGDDVDEFVASHDVALVEFYTSGCALCQAMEPVLGNVARATDVSIGMVNPGDDIGLVDRFDIRSVPTLILFEDGEETARLADGFQGGDAVTDFLESNVPEAVDAD
- the glnA gene encoding type I glutamate--ammonia ligase translates to MTNGNLTATEEEVLDEIEAKDIDFLRLQFTDILGTVKNVSVPARQAEKAFTEGIYFDGSSIEGFVRIQESDMRLKPDPETFAVLPWQNREDGASARMICDVIDTSTGEPFEGDPRRVLKNTLERADEMGYTVNAAPEPEFFLFEEDEDGRATTETGDHGGYFDLAPKDLASDVRRDIIYGLEEMGFEIEASHHEVAKGQHEINFEYDDALATADNVGTFRTVVRAIAAQHGQHATFMPKPIPRINGSGMHTHLSLFEDGENAFHDEDGQFDLSETAQSFIAGILEHAPAITAVSNPTVNSYKRLVPGYEAPVYVAWSDRNRSALIRKPAARVPAASRIEARFPDPSCNPYLALAALISAGLDGIERDLECPDPIRENIYEFDEAKREEYGIDTLPTNLGEAVEALEEDEVIYETLGDHVGPKFVEAKSQEFEDYLVDVSQWEIDRYLETF
- a CDS encoding MarR family transcriptional regulator; translated protein: MVSQTQRQKTLDPVPDDLESARAKLVYLYLEVAEGATIEEVGEILAMKKINVLSVLHSLVDAGHVEKRESAYIVAN
- a CDS encoding metallophosphoesterase encodes the protein MRDDPRRGSGSTARPLVEPVPNEPAATATIGSERALLVADYHAGYEAALRYERGVDVPSQAPDRRERLAALVERTRPDRLVICGDLMHSIGEPGGAERGELEVLFESFPSDLAVTVVKGNHDGRIETWLGESDDVAATVEIVAGAGVAIGDVGVCHGHTWPSRAVLESDVVCLGHEHPCVRLEDEVGGSRVERAWLRGRLAPDPFRDRSEYEGVSWLEGAAEPPRAVVIPAFNELVGGTWTNVAGQSFLSPFLPAGLADGEAYLLDGTRLGPYESV